One Candidatus Nitrososphaera evergladensis SR1 genomic window, CTGGTTTTTCTGCAGGTTTAGCCGCCGGTTGCGCGGCTGGAGGTGCGGCAAGCGGCTTTTCCTGCGGAGTTGGCGTTGCAGGCGACGGCCTTGGCGGTGCTACCGCTGGCTTGGGTGCCGGCGGAGTCGGCCTTGGCGGTGGCGCCTTTGCCTGCGCCTTGCCATACCTGTAGAGGTGGAACATGCCTGCAAAGACCAGCATCATGATGCCTACTATGAATAGCGAGTAGTTCTTCATGCCGTCAAGCATTGCATAGTATGCCGCGATGTTGAGGTACACCTGGAAGCCGATGAGGACCACGAACAGGGCGTACAGCCACTTTTGCGAAAGCTCTATCGAAGACTTGCCCGCCTTCTTTGGCTGCGCCTTGGCGTTGGCCTCTGCGTGCTTGGCAAGCTTTATCATCATGTACGTAAAGCCAAACGACAGCGGGACTAGCACTACCATGACCAGGTAGAAGAATATCGGGTCGATGACGAGCCTCTCAAGAAGCGCCTTGTGCGTGTCCGGGTCGATGTAGAATCCCCAGTATGTGGTGACCAGTATCTGGGCAAGGCTCGTGATGCCTACCGCGGTGATAATCGGTCTGTCCTTCCAAGAGAACTTTTTGTACCTGTCTACAAACGGTATGAGTAATAGTGCGCCTATGAACAAGCCCGGCCACGCGACGCCTGTGACGAACTTGTCGTACATCGTCCTGAGGAACGCGTACAGGCCTGTGAGGTACCACTCTGGCACGGTGATGCCCGGAGGCACGTGAGGGTCGAACGGGAGCCCAAGGCCCACCGGAAACACTCCTCCCGTGAGCATGATTGCGCCTGCGATGGCCATGACCATTGGCACGTCAAACACCAGAAACCTTGGGAAGTGGACTACCATGAGGCCAAGCAGCGCGATTGGCAGCATGAACACGTGGAAGGTGTAAAAGCGCAGGATAAAGTCGTGGAACCCTGCGCCAAAGAACGCTTCGCGCATCTGCGGCCCCATGATGGGTATCGAGTTGGTAAGCGACGCCGCGATAGAGATTGCCAGCTCCGCGCGCTCTGAGAATATGATGTCATAGCCCGTGAATGCCTCCAGAATGGTGAGCACGCCCAGTATGATGCCTGTCACCCACAGGATCTCGTTTCTGATCTTGTACCTGCCGCTAAAGTACTGGTAGTACATGTGGAGCAGGGCGAGCATGACCATGCCGTTTGAGGCGTGGTAGTGTATGTTGCGAATGTGGAAGCCGTAGGGGATGGTGTCGTTAATGTTCTTGACGCTGTTCCACGCCCTGTCGAGGATTGGCTCGTACCAGAGCATGAGGAGCGCGCCGGTGATGCCGAGAATGATGAATACCACGAACGTCAGCATTCCGAGAAAGCCCAGCGGGCTGACGAACCTTCCCGGGAACGTGAACTTCATTCCCATGAATATAGTTCGCTCTACGCCGGCGTACACCCACCGGAAGAATCTTGTCAGACTGTTCTCATACGTTAAGGAAGCGCCCATAACCAACAATCCCGTTTTTATCTGGACTCCATGTCGGAGGCAGTATCCATACCTTGCCGTCCTTGTCGACCTCTACGTCAAGCCTTGGGAGCACGTTTGAGGGCGGACCCTGGAGTGAAGCCGGCCCTGCAAATGCCTTGCCTGTCATCGGATCGTACATGCTGCCGTGACAGGGACACTCTCCCCTCTTGCGACCGGTATCTGGAAAATATTTCCAGAGGCACCAGAGGTGGAGGCATACCATGCTGTAAACGCGAAAAGCAGAAGCGTCGTTCTTTGCGCCGCCCAGTTCTTCCGGCAGCCTGATGAACTGCCAGGTGCGGAAGGCCTCCTTGTTGAGGACTTCGTCCTTGGTCTTGGGATAGATTATTGCCTCAGAGTGGTTAACTGGAAAATCTTTAACGTTGGCCTGCTCTCCGCTTGGAAGCTCCACAGGCTGTCTTTCGCTCAGGTTCCCTGTAGGGTTTGGAAGGAACTTGCCCCAATCTACAAACGGCGTAAATGTCATGACGGTGCCAGCGGCTGCCATGAGTTTCAAAAAGTCACGCCTCGACACCTTACCTCCTATCGGTGGTGGAGGAGTCTGCGCCATATACAAAAACTTGGTTTCGGTTTTATTAATAAACCTTTGTCCTAACAATCAGTGCTTCTCGTTCCAAGGGGTGCCGTCCAGCTTTGCGTATTTCAGGTAGGCGCCCATCCTGTCAGAGCCGGCCACGTTTACGTTCTGCATGTTTGCCTCTACAAACACGGTCTGCGACATCCTGACTGCGCTCATGTCCGCGCCGGAAAGGTTTGCCCACATGAAATTGGCCTTTGTGGCGTCAGCGCCGGCTAGTTTGGCGTCCTTCATCTCTGCGTACATGAAAAGCGTTTCTTTGCAGTTTGCACCCTCCAAGTTTGCGCCGCTCAGCTCGGCCTGTACAAAGTTTGTTCCCGTCAAGTTTGCCCTGGAAAAGTTGGCGTTTTTCGCTACCACGCCGTTGAGATACGCGCCGGCGATGTTCTTGCCTGAGAAATCTTCGCCGGTAAGGTCCAGCTTTGCCGTCAGGTTCTTCATTCTCCACGCGTTGAACTCTTGTACCTTGCCTTCAAGGAGCAGGCTCCGGGCCTCGGTTGACATGATGTGCTTTATGCAGCTTTTCTGCCACATATATAGAATTACTTAGGGGTTCCACGGATTGATTCCCTTCTGGAACCGTAGGGCGTCAAGGAGGCCCTCTGCGTAGCCGATGCTCAGGACTGCAAGCTCGTGCTTGCCCTGCCTTAAAAAGCGCTCGGCATCGTCGATATAGTATTCGGCGTTGTCTAGGACTTCGTGCATGCCCTTGTTGTTCTCTTTTTCTTTTGCGCCTTCCTTTCGCAGGATGTCACGCATGTGCCGTACAGCTTCTTTGGCCTTTGGCGCATAGCGCTCTATCATTTGAGAAGAAATGCGCTTTACAGATGCCGCATTGTCGGCCGGGCTGTCAAGGCAGACCGTGAGCGCTTCAAGGGCCTCCTCCTCTGTGAAATGCAATCCTGCCGGTACGATGACAGAGTGCGGGCCGGCGCCAAAGCCGACCCCTGCAAGCGACTTTATCCTGCCTGACACGATGCGCGAGTCGCTAGAACCAAGCCTTGACGCAACGACTACAAACGTCTCTTCTGAAAAGACGTGGTGGCGCAGGTCGCGTTCGCAGTCAAGGAGCATCTTTAACACGGCTGTGGGGTCCAAAAAGAACGGCTCGCCTGTCTTTTCGTCATGGCTGTATTCCGTCAGGATGAGCGTGTGGCTCCCTAAAAGCAGGTTGTCAAACACCGTGTTGTAGACGCTTACCGCGGACTTTGGTTCAGACATCATCGTGACCGTCCTGCCAAACTTGTACATGTGCAGGCCGCATTCGCCCATGATTGCCGTTATTCCAGATGCCGCATGCAGTACGCCCGTCTCTATGGACGCTTTTGCAGCCCTTGCGCGAAGCTCCGTATGCGTGGTGGCAAGGAGCGGGTCGCCGTAGGCTACAAGCGCAACCTGCTTTTCCTTTGCGGCATCAAGC contains:
- a CDS encoding pentapeptide repeat-containing protein yields the protein MSTEARSLLLEGKVQEFNAWRMKNLTAKLDLTGEDFSGKNIAGAYLNGVVAKNANFSRANLTGTNFVQAELSGANLEGANCKETLFMYAEMKDAKLAGADATKANFMWANLSGADMSAVRMSQTVFVEANMQNVNVAGSDRMGAYLKYAKLDGTPWNEKH
- a CDS encoding cytochrome b → MGASLTYENSLTRFFRWVYAGVERTIFMGMKFTFPGRFVSPLGFLGMLTFVVFIILGITGALLMLWYEPILDRAWNSVKNINDTIPYGFHIRNIHYHASNGMVMLALLHMYYQYFSGRYKIRNEILWVTGIILGVLTILEAFTGYDIIFSERAELAISIAASLTNSIPIMGPQMREAFFGAGFHDFILRFYTFHVFMLPIALLGLMVVHFPRFLVFDVPMVMAIAGAIMLTGGVFPVGLGLPFDPHVPPGITVPEWYLTGLYAFLRTMYDKFVTGVAWPGLFIGALLLIPFVDRYKKFSWKDRPIITAVGITSLAQILVTTYWGFYIDPDTHKALLERLVIDPIFFYLVMVVLVPLSFGFTYMMIKLAKHAEANAKAQPKKAGKSSIELSQKWLYALFVVLIGFQVYLNIAAYYAMLDGMKNYSLFIVGIMMLVFAGMFHLYRYGKAQAKAPPPRPTPPAPKPAVAPPRPSPATPTPQEKPLAAPPAAQPAAKPAEKPAQLPPQKTATGGQTTQTAPGTKAAAAAPTTTGKAENNPTTDVKGPKGP
- a CDS encoding twin-arginine translocation signal domain-containing protein, which translates into the protein MAQTPPPPIGGKVSRRDFLKLMAAAGTVMTFTPFVDWGKFLPNPTGNLSERQPVELPSGEQANVKDFPVNHSEAIIYPKTKDEVLNKEAFRTWQFIRLPEELGGAKNDASAFRVYSMVCLHLWCLWKYFPDTGRKRGECPCHGSMYDPMTGKAFAGPASLQGPPSNVLPRLDVEVDKDGKVWILPPTWSPDKNGIVGYGRFLNV
- the dph5 gene encoding diphthine synthase — its product is MLWLVGAGISGHRGLSLEAVQVLKKCDIVFVERFTSALSDSDLEGINAAIGKSAKPVQRWFVEDGREMLDAAKEKQVALVAYGDPLLATTHTELRARAAKASIETGVLHAASGITAIMGECGLHMYKFGRTVTMMSEPKSAVSVYNTVFDNLLLGSHTLILTEYSHDEKTGEPFFLDPTAVLKMLLDCERDLRHHVFSEETFVVVASRLGSSDSRIVSGRIKSLAGVGFGAGPHSVIVPAGLHFTEEEALEALTVCLDSPADNAASVKRISSQMIERYAPKAKEAVRHMRDILRKEGAKEKENNKGMHEVLDNAEYYIDDAERFLRQGKHELAVLSIGYAEGLLDALRFQKGINPWNP